A section of the Myxococcus xanthus genome encodes:
- a CDS encoding LysR family transcriptional regulator, which yields MKRAHLDEIFAFMAVVDAGSFVSGGRAIGLTRSAAGKALARLESRLGVRLLNRTTRHLSLTDDGRVFHEHCQQVLAALDDAEASVGDHTGTPRGVLRITVPDAFGRLHVLPVLKKYLQTWPDVQVEVSFTDRVADIIEEGYDLAVRINVTSTDTRLVSRLVAQHRVFVCAAPSYLAARGEPQTLEELATHDCLLFSSRARRQRWRLRPKGGAYVTVEGQSRLRLDSGEAIRDAAVAGLGIAFLPSFLVDEDLARGRLKALLPSCETEVVRIMAFYPSKRHLPAKVRRFIDLLVEQ from the coding sequence ATGAAACGCGCCCATCTGGATGAGATCTTCGCCTTCATGGCCGTCGTGGACGCGGGCAGTTTCGTCAGCGGTGGCCGAGCCATCGGGCTGACGCGCTCGGCGGCTGGCAAGGCCCTGGCCCGGCTGGAATCCCGCCTGGGGGTGCGTCTGCTCAATCGCACGACGCGCCACCTGAGTCTCACCGACGATGGCCGTGTCTTCCATGAGCATTGCCAACAAGTCCTGGCGGCTTTGGATGATGCGGAAGCCAGCGTTGGAGACCACACGGGCACGCCCCGGGGCGTCTTGCGAATCACCGTGCCCGACGCATTCGGCAGACTGCATGTCCTGCCCGTGCTGAAGAAATATCTGCAGACCTGGCCCGACGTGCAGGTGGAGGTGAGCTTCACCGATCGCGTCGCGGACATCATCGAGGAGGGTTACGACCTGGCCGTGCGCATCAATGTCACCAGCACCGATACGCGACTGGTGTCCCGGCTCGTGGCGCAACATCGGGTGTTCGTCTGCGCCGCCCCCTCGTACCTGGCCGCGCGCGGCGAACCCCAGACATTGGAGGAGCTCGCGACGCATGATTGCCTGCTCTTCAGTAGCCGGGCGCGACGACAGCGCTGGCGACTGCGCCCGAAGGGCGGCGCCTATGTGACCGTGGAGGGTCAAAGCCGCCTACGGCTCGACAGCGGCGAGGCCATCCGGGACGCGGCTGTCGCGGGACTGGGCATCGCCTTTCTTCCCAGCTTTCTGGTCGACGAAGACCTGGCGCGTGGACGCCTCAAGGCGCTGCTGCCGTCATGCGAGACGGAGGTCGTCCGGATCATGGCGTTCTACCCGAGCAAACGTCACCTGCCAGCCAAGGTGCGGCGCTTCATCGACCTGTTGGTCGAGCAATAG
- the nth gene encoding endonuclease III encodes MNPAEKAALFLERLREAHPDARYELNWSTPFELLVATILAAQCTDERVNRVTATVFPKYPGPQAFADADTAALEEDLKPTGFFKQKTKSVQAMSRALLDKFGGEVPHTIDELVTLPGVARKTANVVLNTAFNLPSGIIVDTHVARVSQRLGLTKKDKPEAIEEDLMKLVPQEQWTFFGPATVLHGRYTCTAKKPKCDDCIVKDVCPRIGV; translated from the coding sequence ATGAATCCCGCCGAGAAAGCCGCCCTCTTCCTCGAGCGCCTCCGGGAAGCCCATCCGGATGCGCGCTACGAACTCAACTGGTCCACGCCTTTCGAGCTGCTCGTCGCCACCATCCTGGCCGCGCAGTGCACCGACGAGCGCGTCAACCGCGTCACCGCCACGGTCTTCCCCAAGTACCCGGGGCCACAGGCCTTCGCCGACGCGGACACCGCCGCGCTGGAGGAGGACCTCAAGCCCACCGGCTTCTTCAAGCAGAAGACGAAGTCCGTGCAGGCCATGAGCCGCGCGCTCCTCGACAAGTTCGGCGGTGAGGTCCCCCACACCATCGACGAACTGGTGACGCTCCCGGGCGTGGCGCGGAAGACGGCCAACGTCGTCCTCAACACCGCCTTCAATCTCCCCTCCGGCATCATCGTCGACACCCACGTGGCGCGCGTCAGCCAGCGCCTGGGCCTGACGAAGAAAGACAAACCCGAGGCGATTGAAGAAGACCTGATGAAGCTGGTGCCCCAGGAGCAGTGGACCTTCTTCGGCCCCGCCACCGTCCTCCATGGGCGTTACACCTGCACCGCAAAGAAGCCGAAATGCGACGACTGCATCGTGAAGGATGTGTGCCCGCGTATCGGCGTGTAA
- a CDS encoding M6 family metalloprotease domain-containing protein produces MKERFQGIQAVSENLFGRRLLLRETHAMGLNDGLIIPGSYFPLGTGPNRVRSFALERQPLRGQVRVIVVLVDFEDRPMNRSRQEFEDLFFSQGKIQTGSVREYFEEASHGLVDIVGQVVGPYRMPCKLAQYAGNGSGTDNPEPNARTMARHAAEAAASVDFAPYDNDGNGFVDAFIVVHSGGGAEQTGSAGDIWSHKWVLVGGEHNAQGAKIFGYLTIPEDAKIGVCCHEIGHLVFGWPDLYDADGSSEGLGNWCLMAGGSWNNKGDVPAHPSAWCKARQGWVSIVNYTANKSVNFADVKTEHSVHRLWKNGVPGSEYFLVENRQQNQYDRFLPGSGLLVYHVDESIPDNTNEVHPRVRLVQADALEDLDRAVNRGDDGDPFPGRSGNARFDFNTHPSSRSYSGRDSCVSISDISPSGMTMTARVEVNRAQKTRDVLQQLVNDWPE; encoded by the coding sequence ATGAAGGAGCGTTTCCAGGGTATCCAGGCCGTATCGGAGAACCTCTTTGGCCGACGGCTTCTCCTTCGTGAGACGCACGCCATGGGGTTGAACGACGGCCTCATCATCCCAGGCTCGTATTTCCCGCTGGGGACCGGGCCGAATCGGGTCCGCAGCTTCGCCCTTGAGCGCCAGCCACTTCGGGGGCAAGTGCGCGTCATCGTCGTCCTCGTCGACTTCGAAGACAGGCCCATGAATCGAAGCCGGCAGGAATTCGAGGACCTGTTCTTCTCACAAGGGAAGATCCAGACAGGAAGTGTGCGGGAATATTTCGAGGAGGCCAGTCATGGGCTCGTCGACATCGTGGGGCAGGTCGTCGGTCCGTATCGCATGCCTTGCAAGCTGGCCCAGTACGCTGGGAACGGTTCGGGCACTGACAATCCGGAGCCCAACGCGCGGACCATGGCGAGGCATGCCGCCGAAGCCGCGGCCAGCGTGGACTTCGCGCCCTACGACAACGATGGAAACGGCTTCGTCGACGCGTTCATCGTGGTCCACTCAGGCGGTGGCGCGGAGCAGACCGGCAGCGCTGGTGACATCTGGTCGCACAAGTGGGTTCTTGTCGGCGGGGAACACAATGCGCAGGGGGCGAAGATCTTCGGGTATTTGACCATCCCGGAGGATGCGAAGATTGGCGTCTGTTGCCATGAAATCGGGCACCTCGTGTTCGGCTGGCCGGACCTGTACGACGCGGATGGCTCCTCGGAAGGGCTCGGGAACTGGTGCTTGATGGCGGGTGGAAGCTGGAACAACAAAGGCGATGTCCCGGCCCATCCATCCGCTTGGTGCAAGGCCAGGCAGGGATGGGTCTCCATCGTCAACTACACCGCCAACAAGAGCGTGAACTTCGCTGACGTCAAGACGGAGCACTCGGTGCACAGGCTTTGGAAGAACGGGGTGCCGGGCTCCGAGTACTTCCTGGTCGAGAACCGCCAGCAGAACCAGTACGACAGATTCCTGCCGGGTTCGGGACTGCTCGTGTATCACGTGGATGAGTCCATTCCGGACAATACGAACGAAGTCCATCCCAGAGTTCGCTTGGTTCAGGCGGATGCCTTGGAGGACTTGGACCGTGCCGTCAACCGGGGCGACGACGGGGATCCATTCCCAGGTCGCTCTGGTAATGCTCGCTTTGATTTCAACACCCATCCGAGCTCCCGTTCGTATTCCGGGCGTGACAGTTGCGTGTCCATTTCCGACATCAGCCCTTCCGGGATGACAATGACGGCTCGTGTTGAAGTCAACAGGGCACAGAAAACCAGAGACGTCCTGCAGCAACTTGTCAATGACTGGCCTGAGTGA
- a CDS encoding RidA family protein, translating into MPVTLMNPEGMMKPDVYRQVAVATGSRQVHIAGQVAYDADGQLVARGDLAGQVAQAYRNVAIALAAAGATFNDVVRLTIYVVDWKHERMPDFLAGIEQVSKELNIVPAPASLIGVSVLFEPGVLVEIEATAVVD; encoded by the coding sequence ATGCCTGTCACCCTGATGAACCCCGAAGGAATGATGAAGCCCGACGTGTACCGGCAGGTGGCGGTCGCCACCGGCAGCAGGCAGGTGCACATCGCAGGGCAGGTCGCGTACGACGCGGATGGGCAGCTCGTCGCACGAGGAGATCTGGCTGGGCAGGTCGCGCAGGCCTACCGCAACGTCGCCATCGCTCTCGCGGCGGCCGGTGCGACGTTCAACGACGTCGTTCGGCTGACGATTTACGTGGTCGACTGGAAGCACGAGCGGATGCCGGACTTCCTGGCCGGCATCGAGCAGGTCTCCAAGGAGTTGAACATCGTGCCGGCGCCAGCCTCGCTGATTGGTGTCTCCGTGCTCTTCGAGCCGGGCGTCCTCGTCGAGATTGAAGCCACGGCGGTCGTGGATTGA
- a CDS encoding DUF418 domain-containing protein, with product MPTAPSSDASAPRSEARPVEAGERLELLDALRGFALFGILISNVQMWFSGRVFPSREQFEASIASASLLDTITRYAFEVLVSGKFITLFAFLFGLGFAVQLGRVEARGGGFVPLYVRRLTVLLVVGVLHLFLLWYGDILSSYALMGFCLLLLRRRSERTLLIIAAVLVLVWPLLMSLLWRLPQLLADSPEAGAAVMAAAREKTSAIHARMLTAITGGSWWDVTKTSAGFYRDEFFTMMLAGLLTCLGRFALGLWAGRRGIFQDVPSHLGFFRRLLGWGLVAAVVGSVPGVVVTVLMQKKVLTPETMPVWLPLVLAPLRNLAQVGLAGVYLAGITLLFQRATWQRALGLLAPAGRMALTNYLSQTVISLLIFYGYGLGQVGKRGPFACVVICVGVFCVQVLWSHLWLSRFRFGPVEWAWRSLTYGKAQAMRRAASDTPAPLTA from the coding sequence ATGCCCACCGCCCCTTCCTCCGATGCCTCCGCACCGCGCTCCGAAGCCCGTCCGGTCGAGGCAGGTGAGCGCCTGGAGCTGCTCGACGCGCTGCGTGGCTTCGCGCTCTTCGGCATTCTCATCTCCAACGTGCAGATGTGGTTCAGCGGCAGGGTGTTCCCGTCCCGGGAACAATTCGAGGCGTCCATCGCCAGTGCCTCGCTCCTGGACACCATCACCCGGTATGCCTTCGAGGTGCTGGTCTCCGGGAAGTTCATCACCCTCTTCGCCTTCCTCTTCGGCCTGGGTTTCGCGGTGCAGCTCGGCCGGGTCGAGGCGCGAGGTGGCGGCTTCGTCCCGCTCTACGTGAGGCGGCTGACAGTCTTGCTGGTGGTGGGGGTCCTGCACCTGTTCCTGCTCTGGTACGGCGACATCCTCTCCTCCTATGCGCTGATGGGCTTCTGCCTGCTGCTCCTGCGTCGGCGTTCTGAGCGAACGCTGCTCATCATCGCGGCGGTGCTCGTCCTGGTGTGGCCGCTGCTCATGAGCCTCCTCTGGCGGCTGCCGCAACTCCTGGCGGACTCACCCGAGGCCGGTGCCGCGGTCATGGCCGCGGCCCGCGAGAAGACCTCCGCCATCCACGCGCGGATGCTGACGGCCATCACCGGGGGAAGCTGGTGGGACGTGACAAAGACGAGCGCCGGGTTCTACCGCGATGAGTTCTTCACGATGATGCTGGCCGGACTGCTGACCTGTCTGGGCCGCTTCGCGCTCGGGCTCTGGGCGGGACGGCGCGGCATCTTCCAGGACGTCCCCTCGCACCTGGGTTTCTTTCGCCGCCTGCTCGGCTGGGGGCTGGTGGCCGCGGTGGTGGGCTCCGTGCCCGGCGTGGTGGTGACGGTGCTCATGCAGAAGAAGGTGCTCACGCCGGAGACGATGCCCGTGTGGCTGCCCCTGGTGCTGGCGCCGCTGCGCAACCTGGCACAGGTGGGGCTCGCCGGCGTGTATCTGGCGGGCATCACCCTGCTCTTCCAGCGCGCCACCTGGCAGCGGGCGCTGGGACTGCTCGCGCCCGCGGGACGCATGGCGCTGACGAACTACCTGTCGCAGACGGTCATCAGCCTGCTCATCTTCTACGGCTATGGCCTGGGACAGGTGGGCAAGCGGGGCCCCTTCGCTTGTGTCGTCATCTGCGTGGGCGTCTTCTGCGTCCAGGTGCTGTGGAGCCACCTGTGGCTGTCACGCTTCCGCTTCGGTCCGGTGGAGTGGGCGTGGCGCTCTTTGACGTACGGGAAGGCTCAGGCCATGCGGCGCGCCGCGTCCGACACGCCCGCCCCCCTGACGGCGTGA
- the trhA gene encoding PAQR family membrane homeostasis protein TrhA — MPLDARAPRASEAGRDVPRADARVTCDDYEQLMASPDGTDTLLLIESVKPRLRGVSHAVAFVAALLGCIQLALMPVRGPQYLADLVFGGSMVLMFGVSATYHRFTWGMDAYRRIQRFDHAAIYILIAGSFTPMATLDTTGDTSLYLLWLMWIAALTGAGLTLLGVHTSRGLRSALYVALGAVATPVMLRLPEVIGSGRVAWLVLGGVLYAVGAVIYARRWPDPIPTVFGYHEIFHLLVVAAAGVHYAVILDIVGGA; from the coding sequence ATGCCGCTGGACGCTCGGGCACCCCGGGCGTCAGAAGCTGGACGGGATGTCCCGCGCGCTGACGCGAGGGTGACCTGCGATGATTACGAGCAGCTCATGGCGTCCCCAGATGGCACCGACACCCTGCTCCTCATCGAGAGCGTCAAGCCCCGGCTCCGAGGTGTCTCCCACGCCGTGGCCTTCGTGGCGGCGCTGCTCGGGTGCATCCAACTGGCGCTGATGCCAGTGCGCGGCCCCCAGTACCTGGCCGACCTCGTGTTCGGTGGCAGCATGGTGCTGATGTTCGGCGTGAGCGCCACCTACCACCGCTTCACCTGGGGCATGGACGCGTACCGGCGCATCCAGCGCTTCGACCACGCGGCCATCTACATCCTCATCGCGGGCTCATTCACGCCCATGGCCACGCTGGACACCACGGGTGACACCAGCCTGTACCTACTCTGGTTGATGTGGATCGCCGCGCTGACGGGCGCGGGCCTCACGCTCCTGGGCGTGCACACCTCGCGAGGGCTGCGCTCCGCCCTCTACGTCGCGCTGGGCGCCGTGGCCACGCCGGTGATGCTGCGGCTACCCGAGGTGATTGGCTCCGGGCGCGTCGCGTGGCTCGTGCTGGGCGGAGTGCTCTACGCCGTGGGCGCGGTCATCTATGCGCGCCGCTGGCCCGACCCGATTCCCACCGTCTTCGGCTACCACGAAATCTTCCACCTGCTCGTCGTGGCCGCGGCGGGCGTGCATTACGCCGTCATCCTGGACATCGTGGGCGGCGCCTGA
- a CDS encoding 1,4-dihydroxy-2-naphthoyl-CoA synthase, whose translation MVSDIFNPARWKAVEGFKFKDITFHRAVDQGTVRIAFNRPEVRNAFRPRTVDELSRALEATRFMTDVGCVLITGNGPSPKDGGWAFCSGGDQRIRGKDGYKYEGEEGESDPARLGRLHILEVQRQIRFLPKAVIAVVPGWAVGGGHSLHVVCDMTIASKEHAVFKQTDADVASFDAGYGSALLARQIGQKRAREIFFVGANYSAEEAFQMGMVNAVVPHAQLEEFALEWAAEINTKSPTAIKMLKYAFNLPDDGLVGQQLFAGEATRLAYGTDEAQEGRDAFVQKRKRDFKRFPWSY comes from the coding sequence ATGGTCTCGGACATCTTCAATCCGGCGCGCTGGAAGGCCGTCGAGGGCTTCAAGTTCAAGGACATCACCTTCCACCGCGCGGTGGACCAGGGCACGGTCCGCATCGCGTTCAACCGCCCGGAGGTCCGCAACGCCTTCCGGCCCCGCACCGTGGATGAGCTGTCCCGCGCGCTGGAGGCCACGCGCTTCATGACGGACGTGGGGTGCGTGCTCATCACGGGCAACGGGCCGTCGCCCAAGGATGGCGGCTGGGCCTTCTGCTCCGGTGGTGACCAGCGCATCCGCGGCAAGGACGGCTACAAGTACGAGGGCGAGGAGGGTGAGTCCGACCCCGCGCGCCTGGGCCGGCTCCACATCCTGGAGGTTCAGCGGCAGATTCGTTTCCTGCCCAAGGCCGTCATCGCCGTGGTGCCCGGCTGGGCCGTGGGCGGTGGGCACAGCCTTCACGTCGTCTGTGACATGACCATCGCAAGCAAGGAGCACGCGGTGTTCAAGCAGACGGACGCGGACGTGGCGTCGTTCGACGCGGGCTACGGTTCTGCGCTGCTGGCGCGGCAGATTGGTCAGAAGCGGGCGCGGGAGATCTTCTTCGTGGGCGCCAACTACTCGGCGGAGGAGGCCTTCCAGATGGGCATGGTCAACGCCGTGGTGCCCCATGCGCAGTTGGAGGAGTTCGCGCTGGAGTGGGCGGCGGAGATCAACACGAAGAGCCCTACGGCCATCAAGATGTTGAAGTACGCGTTCAACCTGCCCGACGACGGACTGGTGGGCCAGCAGCTCTTCGCGGGCGAGGCCACCCGCCTGGCCTACGGCACCGACGAGGCGCAGGAAGGCCGCGACGCCTTCGTCCAGAAGCGCAAGCGCGACTTCAAGCGCTTCCCCTGGTCGTACTGA
- a CDS encoding ethanolamine ammonia-lyase: MHLDPRFLLHRRAVLTAMVGGAAASVLGCRRKPTSNPTPEGVYIPDVKSGEDVFGYVQRLRGAFDDTLYKQVLGAANTFKEGDALVGVAAADENSRANARRLLGHTRLEDVRRHPLHQDALHALSLEAEDSQAATLTADWTLGRLRKFLLESDEAAIHAIGPGLGSDTIGCVVKLMSDAELIALGSKVFNPLPGSKVGARGYMGARIQPNSPTDNVDDIRWQVFDGFSYAVGDVVLGCNPVSSTPESVAAIESALLEVLVTFGLTDVLPHCVLSHIDVQAEVERRQPGTTGVWFQSIAGSDSANATFDISVEKMLAYADGRTGPYGLYFETGQGADFTNGHGHGYDMVLHESRKYGFARALSQRVARARQGAAPWVHLNDVAGFIGPEVFRTREQLVRCCLEDIAMGKLHGLTIGLDICSTLHMDVSLDDLDWCIERIMPANPAYLMSLPTKNDPMLGYLTTGFQDHVRIREQFGYKVDDRMWAFFQRLGVIDAEGKPTRHFGDPVWVYLQYLRAKGDSRPEADIRADAEQQLSAIRARGVPMARGHGTHPWDLEPALDAELRRVYVDSKKSLWTELTPAFITAVPEGVRLVSKSQDRTEYILHPETGEQLDASSLEAVRAMRARHAGRYDVQLMVSDGLNALAIMDEGQLAPYLETLRAALIAAGYQPAPEHLVLTSGRVRAGYRVGEALYAGMEDAARHRGLIHVIGERPGTGHHTFSAYITAPSGAVWSQPGKVDHNITRVVSGVALTAYAPSLAAPETVRLLQQLAPRGG, encoded by the coding sequence ATGCACCTGGACCCGAGGTTCCTACTGCACCGACGCGCAGTGCTGACCGCGATGGTGGGAGGCGCGGCCGCCTCCGTTCTGGGCTGCCGGAGAAAACCGACGTCCAACCCCACGCCGGAAGGCGTCTACATCCCAGACGTGAAGTCGGGCGAGGACGTCTTCGGCTACGTCCAGCGGCTCCGGGGCGCCTTCGACGACACGCTCTACAAGCAGGTGCTGGGCGCGGCCAATACCTTCAAGGAAGGCGACGCGCTCGTGGGCGTCGCCGCCGCGGATGAGAACTCGCGTGCGAATGCGCGCAGGCTCTTGGGGCACACGCGGCTGGAGGACGTGCGGCGACACCCTTTGCACCAGGATGCGTTGCACGCACTGAGCCTGGAGGCCGAGGACTCGCAGGCGGCGACGCTTACGGCGGACTGGACGTTGGGACGGTTGAGGAAGTTCCTGCTGGAGTCCGACGAGGCGGCCATTCATGCCATCGGCCCCGGGCTGGGCAGCGATACCATTGGCTGCGTCGTCAAACTGATGAGTGACGCGGAGCTCATCGCGCTGGGAAGCAAGGTGTTCAACCCACTACCAGGCAGCAAGGTGGGCGCGCGGGGCTACATGGGGGCGCGCATCCAGCCCAACTCGCCCACTGACAACGTGGACGACATCCGCTGGCAGGTGTTCGACGGTTTCTCATACGCGGTGGGTGACGTGGTGCTGGGATGCAACCCGGTGTCCTCCACGCCGGAGTCCGTGGCCGCCATCGAGTCCGCCCTGCTCGAGGTGCTGGTGACCTTCGGACTGACGGACGTGCTTCCCCACTGCGTGCTGTCCCATATCGACGTGCAGGCGGAGGTGGAGCGGCGGCAGCCCGGCACCACGGGCGTCTGGTTCCAGAGCATCGCTGGCAGCGACAGCGCCAACGCGACCTTCGACATCTCCGTGGAGAAGATGCTCGCCTACGCGGACGGGCGCACGGGGCCTTACGGGCTCTACTTCGAGACGGGCCAGGGCGCGGACTTCACCAACGGCCATGGCCACGGCTACGACATGGTCCTCCACGAGTCGCGCAAGTACGGCTTCGCGAGGGCCCTGTCCCAACGTGTGGCCCGGGCGCGGCAGGGCGCGGCGCCATGGGTGCACCTCAACGACGTCGCGGGCTTCATCGGGCCGGAGGTGTTCCGCACCCGTGAACAGCTGGTGCGCTGCTGCCTGGAAGACATCGCCATGGGCAAGCTGCACGGGCTCACCATTGGCCTGGACATCTGCTCCACGCTGCACATGGACGTGTCACTGGACGACCTGGACTGGTGCATCGAGCGCATCATGCCGGCGAATCCGGCGTACCTCATGTCGCTGCCCACGAAGAACGACCCGATGCTGGGCTACCTCACCACCGGGTTCCAGGACCACGTCCGCATCCGCGAGCAGTTCGGCTACAAGGTGGATGACCGGATGTGGGCCTTCTTCCAGCGCCTGGGCGTCATCGACGCGGAGGGCAAGCCCACTCGCCACTTCGGTGACCCGGTCTGGGTCTATCTCCAGTACCTGCGCGCGAAGGGCGACAGCCGGCCGGAGGCGGACATCCGGGCGGACGCGGAGCAGCAACTGTCGGCGATTCGTGCGCGCGGCGTGCCCATGGCGCGTGGGCACGGCACGCACCCGTGGGACCTGGAACCCGCGCTGGACGCGGAGTTGCGCCGCGTCTACGTGGACTCGAAGAAGAGCCTGTGGACGGAGCTGACGCCCGCCTTCATCACCGCCGTGCCGGAGGGCGTGCGGCTGGTGTCGAAGTCGCAAGACCGGACGGAGTACATCCTCCACCCGGAGACGGGCGAGCAGCTCGACGCCTCGTCCCTGGAGGCGGTGCGCGCGATGAGGGCACGCCATGCGGGACGGTATGACGTGCAGTTGATGGTGTCCGACGGGCTCAACGCACTGGCCATCATGGACGAGGGACAGCTCGCGCCCTATCTGGAGACACTGCGCGCGGCGCTGATTGCCGCCGGGTACCAGCCTGCTCCAGAGCATCTGGTGCTCACGTCCGGTCGCGTGCGCGCGGGGTACCGCGTGGGCGAAGCGCTGTACGCGGGCATGGAGGACGCGGCCCGGCACCGGGGCCTCATCCACGTCATTGGCGAACGGCCCGGCACCGGCCACCACACCTTCTCCGCGTACATCACCGCGCCTTCCGGAGCCGTCTGGTCCCAGCCCGGCAAGGTGGACCACAACATCACCCGCGTGGTGTCCGGCGTCGCGCTCACGGCGTATGCGCCCTCACTGGCTGCGCCGGAGACAGTGCGGCTGCTTCAACAACTGGCGCCCCGGGGCGGATGA